The Cryptococcus gattii WM276 chromosome B, complete sequence genome has a segment encoding these proteins:
- a CDS encoding DNA-directed RNA polymerase ii 13.3 kDa polypeptide, putative (Similar to TIGR gene model, INSD accession AAW41850.1), with the protein MNQPNRVDSWLLQDDEKPLTITEDPKLPNASTIVIRRQDHTLGNMLRAQLMLDPTVLFAGYKVPHPLENDILLKIQTDERSNPAEALKRACHELIRQTVHIKAQFQQQAKNIEMGMGPEQGVAPGVAGANGAYDPYGDGFGREGNVVVGGATREQGQDVYDF; encoded by the exons ATGAATCAGCCTAATAGGGTCGACTCGTGGTTATTACAAGATGATGAGAAGCC ATTGACGATCACGGAGGACCCCAAACTGCCCAACGCTTCCACTATAGTCATACGGCGACAGGATCATACATTGGGAAACATGCTTAGAGC ACAATTAATGCTCGACCCCACTGTCCTCTTCGCAGGCTACAAAGTTCCACATCCCCTCGAAAACGACATTCTTCTCAAAATCCAAACTGATGAGCGGTCGAACCCTGCCGAAGCTCTCAAACGTGCATGTCATGAACTGATCCGGCAAACTGTACACATCAAAGCTCAATTCCAACAGCAAGCAAAGAACATCGAGATGGGTATGGGTCCCGAACAAGGAGTCGCTCCTGGTGTAGCTGGCGCGAATGGAGCGTATGATCCGTATGGGGATGGATTCGGGAGAGAGGGCAATGTGGTCGTCGGCGGTGCAACGAGGGAGCAGGGGCAGGATGTATATGACTTCTAG
- a CDS encoding Hypothetical Protein (Similar to TIGR gene model, INSD accession AAW41851.1): MPPSSPNFHPKPPTVLIPSKRSSARIYRSGSSYKKHRSNPKEQPQEENKDISQILSALTALIMAQSDAFQAHAQKFDAFAETVQTRLDTIEFKCDGNLNQKEFGIMGSLGVITQEVNALRDDFLSIFSTRACSISRQRNRSHRSADLLSEAARRHSSAQFINGHRRSSMVSDCDSGYGGGIVERAIARELKKLGGAPVLAEGETTIYFNPRRRWSRRKVDILDIDEESDLQSDTASSSLYPMSTSPERRPTDDDEESEEEGENNEEGMESEGVEETERSELIPETGEGHMHEKEPFFKRDKVLAASDGHNIGGQKWPKLGLDCTEGRMKVIDCSACDGRVHWACAGLGPAVSMLKKTWYCPSCTLLIKDLEPAVARRMNEREELPRTQDRERCLRPDCIHHQPIDMTFAEAEDDNLYYMSRIVGKRYTKDRPRTLQYLVQWNEWDDYDCTWEPPSNIPAVDLPGYKSLFYKQAKNENLDLSNKKTAILSQFSQYFETDGSYNIKLLKELGVADKDWWGW, from the exons ATGCCGCCTTCGTCTCCAAATTTTCATCCAAAGCCTCCCACAGTTTTGATTCCTTCAAAGCGATCATCTGCGCGGATTTACCGGTCTGGATCCTCTTACAAAAAACATCGCTCGAACCCCAAAGAACAGCCACAGGAAGAAAACAAAGATATATCACAAATACTGTCAGCACTAACGGCCCTCATCATGGCTCAAAGTGATGCATTTCAGGCACATGCCCAGAAATTCGATGCGTTTGCTGAGACAGTCCAAACGCGCTTGGATACCATCGAATTCAAATGCGACGGTAATCTGAATCAAAAAGAATTTGGGATCATGGGCTCTCTGGGAGTTATTACTCAAGAAGTGAACGCACTTCGTGATGATTTCCTATCCATTTTCTCCACTCGAGCCTGTTCCATTTCCCGCCAAAGGAATCGCTCGCATAGGTCGGCTGATCTCCTTTCCGAAGCTGCTCGCCGTCACTCCTCGGCGCAATTCATCAATGGACATCGTCGGTCAAGTATGGTGAGTGACTGCGACAGTGGTTATGGTGGCGGGATTGTGGAAAGAGCCATCGCTAGAGAGTTGAAGAAACTGGGGGGTGCTCCAGTTTTAGCAGAAGGGGAAACTACCATTTATTTCAATCCGCGGAGAAGATGGTCCAGACGCAAAGTGGACATTCTAGACATCGACGAAGAATCAGACCTGCAATC GGACACCGCCTCCAGCAGCCTGTACCCCATGAGCACCAGTCCTGAAAGAAGACCGACAgatgatgacgaagaatcagaggaagaaggagagaataatgaagaaggaatggAGTCCGAAGGAGTTGAAGAGACCGAACGCTCTGAGCTTATACCAGAAACGGGAGAAGGACACATGCACGAAAAAGaacccttcttcaagcGCGACAAGGTTTTGGCTGCCAGCGACGGTCACAATATTGGTGGTCAGAAATGGCCCAAACTTGGGTTGGACTGTACCGAGGGGCGCATG AAAGTGATAGATTGTTCAGCT TGTGATGGTCG TGTACATTGGGCTTGCGCTGGTTTGGGCCCGGCGGTTTCCATGCTCAAAAAAACTTGGTACTGCCCCAGCTGTACGCTCTTAATAAAGGATCTTGAACCGGCGGTTGCTCGGAGGATGAATGAGCGCGAGGAATTGCCAAGAACGCAAGACAGAGAACGATGTTTGAGACCGGATTGCATCCACCA CCAGCCAATCGATATGACTTTTGCAGAAGCAGAAGATGACAACTTATACTACATGTCACGCATAGTAGG AAAGCGTTACACCAAAGATCGTCCAAGGACTTTGCAATATTTGGTACAGTGGAATGAATGGGATGATTATGATTGTACATG GGAGCCACCTTCCAATATCCCCGCAGTGGATCTGCCCGGCTACAAGAGCCTATTTTACAAGCAGGCCAAAAATGAAAACCTTGATTTATCGAATAAAAAGACAGCGATTCTCTCTCAGTTTTCGCAATACTTTGAGACAGATGGAAGCTACAACATCAAGTTGTTGAAGGAATTGGGGGTGGCAGACAAGGATTGGTGGGGCTGGTAA